A genome region from Mauremys reevesii isolate NIE-2019 linkage group 12, ASM1616193v1, whole genome shotgun sequence includes the following:
- the LOC120375617 gene encoding basic proline-rich protein-like: MERDPATRRSRRHAPQPPVDNTAICLPPDKLPSAHQQPQPEKPVPEDQQLKGSIPDDRQLQGAHPTAERHLEEPTASPSLTPAGAHSRPPQLPEETPTDQPLLLMETRKSPCRKPRHVSQLLLPGDPSPTPRLPRGQIAAPDPLGDSCPAPGGCPIGPGSPSAQTLSVPPPRLPGDLRRPLPEPPEDPSPMPRRPLPEPPGDPSPTPWRPPPDRPGRPPKVPRAAAGISAGRCRSRPGSQPTPGGRCQSRPGSQPHARRPLRAAWGSGPTPGGRCPSRQGFPAPRPACRCCVDCPGTPVPCPGGHCLSCREIPARTRLPPPDWPGSPWRASAAAAQDPSPTPRRPLPEPPGDPSPIPRGPLPEPPGDPSPAPRLPPPLGLPGDSCPLPRQPLPEPLGDPSSTPRLPLPGALGDSCPASRLSASLWQPELPGHVLQPLTAELPGDPCPRSQPPVRSGEPRYVLWPELPGDPCPTPRLPLSEGLCRTFLPPLLWPGDPCPLPWLPLPERPGEPRDVPGQLPPGRSGDSCREPQAPPLAAPGEPLDILQQLGVCPPANAPLQTSRDRTADRRSLQLPREASPALLRPSTTPPATQEPQLPRDDPPVFLQWPDTPPAPQEPQPPRDDSPVFLRWPDTPPAPQEPQPPRDDAPVFLRWPDMPPVPQQPLPPRGNPLQDTHTSQELQTLGETPNTPRTQPLMEDAPPHQPCDGGRPRGP; the protein is encoded by the exons ATGGAGCGAGACCCCGCCACGCGGCGGAGCAGGCGCCATGCTCCCCAGCCACCAGTGGACAACACCGCTATCTGCTTGCCGCCAGATAAACTCCCATCTGCTCATCAGCAACCACAGCCTGAGAAGCCTGTTCCTGAGGACCAGCAGCTGAAAGGAAGCATCCCTGACGACCGGCAGCTGCAAGGAGCCCACCCCACTGCCGAGCGCCATCTGGAGGAACCTACAGCCTCACCATCTCTAACACCAGCTGGAGCCCATTCCCGCCCGCCTCAACTGCCGGAGGAGACGCCCACGGACCAACCGCTACTCCTCATGG AGACGCGGAAGAGTCCCTGCCGCAAGCCCCGCCACgtgtcccagctgctgctgcccggggatcccagccccacgccccggctGCCGCGCGGCCAGATCGCTGCTCCCGATCCCCTGGGGGACTCCTGCCCCGCGCCCGGCGGCTGCCCGATCGGCCCGGGGAGCCCCTCGGC GCAGACCCTCAGCGTGCCTCCGCCGCGGCTGCCCGGGGATCTCCGCCGGCCACTGCCGGAGCCGCCCGAGGATCCCAGCCCCATGCCCCGGCGGCCGCTGCCGGAGCCGcccggggatcccagccccacgccctggcGGCCGCCGCCTGATCGCCCCGGGCGACCCCCCAAGGTGCCTCGCGCGGCTGCCGGGATCTCGGCCGGCCGCTGCCGGAGCCGCCCGGGATCCCAGCCCACGCCCGGCGGCCGCTGCCAGAGCCGcccgggatcccagccccacgcccGGCGGCCGCTACGAGCCGCCTGGGGATCCGGCCCCACGCCCGGcggccgctgcccgagccgccAGGGGTTCCCAGCCCCACGTCCCGCATGCCGCTGCTGCGTGGACTGCCCGGGGACTCCTGTGCCCTGCCCCGGCGGCCACTGCCTGAGCTGCCGGGAGATCCCGGCCCGCACCCGGCTGCCGCCGCCTGATTGGCCCGGGAGCCCTTGGCGTGCCTCCGCCGCCGCTGCCCAggatcccagccccacgccccggcgGCCGCTGCCAGAGCCGcccggggatcccagccccatACCTCGGGGGCCGCTGCCTGAGCCGCccggggatcccagccccgcgccccggcTTCCGCCGCCGCTTGGGCTGCCAGGAGACTCCTGTCCCCTGCCCCGGCAGCCGCTGCCCGAGCCGCTGGGGGATCCCAGCTCCACGCCCCGGCTGCCGCTGCCCGGGGCTCTAGGGGACTCCTGCCCCGCGTCCCGGCTGTCGGCTTCACTCTGGCAGCCTGAGCTGCCCGGCCACGTGCTCCAGCCGCTAACAGCTGAGCTGCccggggatccctgccccaggtcccagccGCCTGTGCGGTCTGGGGAGCCCCGCTACGTGCTCTGGCCGGAGCTGccaggggatccctgccccacgccccggcTACCGCTGTCGGAGGGGCTCTGCCGCACGTTCCTGCCACCGCTGCTCTGgccgggggatccctgccccctgccctggctgccgcttcccgagCGGCCCGGGGAGCCTCGCGATGTGCCTGGGCAACTGCCGCCCGGCCGGTCGGGAGACTCCTGTCGGGAGCCCCAGGCACCGCCACTCGCGGCGCCTGGGGAGCCCCTTGATATTTTGCAGCAACTGGGAGTCTGCCCCCCCGCGAACGCGCCGCTCCAGACCTCGCGAGACCGGACCGCCGACCGCCGATCGCTGCAACTGCCACGAGAGGCCTCTCCTGCCCTTCTGCGCCCATCAACCACACCCCCCGCaacccaggagccccagctgcCGCGAGACGACCCCCCTGTTTTCCTGCAATGGCCGgacacaccccctgcaccccaggagccccagccgcCGCGAGACGACTCCCCTGTTTTCCTGCGATGGCCGGacacgcctcctgcaccccaggagccccagccgcCACGAGATGACGCCCCTGTCTTCCTGCGGTGGCCAGACATGCCTCCTGTACCCCAGCAACCCCTGCCGCCGAGGGGCAACCCCCTGCAGGACACCCACACCTCCCAGGAACTCCAGACACTGGGGGAAACCCCAAACACTCCCCGGACACAGCCACTGATGGAGgatgcccccccccaccagccgtGTGATGGAGGACGACCAAGAGGGCCCTAA